One Flagellimonas sp. CMM7 genomic region harbors:
- the gcvH gene encoding glycine cleavage system protein GcvH → MNIPAELKYTKDHEWIKIDGDIATVGITDFAQGELGDIVYVEVETLDETLEKEEVFGTVEAVKTVSDLFLPLSGEIVAFNEALEDEPEKVNTDPYGEGWMIKIKMSNTSEVDTLMTDEDYKALIGA, encoded by the coding sequence ATGAACATACCAGCAGAATTAAAGTACACTAAGGATCATGAATGGATCAAAATTGATGGGGATATCGCAACTGTAGGCATCACAGACTTTGCCCAAGGAGAGTTGGGTGATATTGTTTATGTAGAAGTTGAAACTTTGGACGAGACTTTAGAAAAGGAAGAAGTTTTTGGTACTGTAGAAGCAGTAAAAACCGTTTCTGACTTGTTTTTGCCACTAAGTGGTGAGATTGTGGCATTTAATGAAGCCTTGGAAGATGAGCCTGAAAAGGTAAATACCGATCCATATGGAGAAGGTTGGATGATCAAAATAAAAATGAGCAATACTTCTGAAGTAGATACTTTAATGACTGATGAAGACTATAAAGCGCTAATTGGTGCTTAA